One Syngnathus acus chromosome 13, fSynAcu1.2, whole genome shotgun sequence genomic window carries:
- the urb1 gene encoding nucleolar pre-ribosomal-associated protein 1 isoform X2: MGQKRKSEHALEPDTAAKKEKMIEFNGTHFKSMLRDPTTALKGLETFIATAKKLPSSELYDVVEGYIKISMDCAEIFKLLEGEKQTEKEMVLIFESLEMILLRTASDLSHFNMVGNAIVKKIISAHMKLIQSGFYSTNNRLVRQCLSLLSASVSQGPEAAREILSHIYMHKSLAGLAKRKDKTGRPDVRMAFIQFALSFLVSGDNATVGLILEVKELLPEILSTGLKEDRMSIVNLILSTLKTRVVLNKAISKTQKVRFFTAALLANIASLYKWNGIVDATANEEDMEEDSQNAGISLVREMAHSFLLDLCCSRKYGISFHDASFGTAGRVGNIVLLQFLVGLKQATEDELVAQLVVRTLQASPDLLARYFKETQYSYSPRLKSAWQGNVGLLKKIYEAQPDIDVVFASGELIPLPRLLAMITVVSLPPVCNKAFFTQGLHFPNTAMQITTFNMMIFILNKANKNLEFLTEHRSDVYAAHTVAELAQQYREMLCKILPDMTSVVSNWQSLGKKDKDDGSTKSKEAHAKEDTDTLLDGHTPELVLLKALILKVVCLYQKVVPHLVTQCKFDFSKLLKGIVSEGGVNEGVAPILQHQILQLALDLPASKFSWFRLQEAADTDEKSVLYLLLKMFVGSRSGQLKTSTRMLLLKVLKDSGVFEYTWAELELWLDQLDKVEPGQQEPVIQFLERVFVKLVCHSHLYTDKVASLVQEAAEQQANSSSREGDGASVCVSHIDDVLDMLDVIMEGSEGDTDEFGPPLSEDLVVQTFPFSVAVPAALEARNKLTPDKGGVFEYLSAVLCHVLHSQRDPLPLCLGLLQYDKELASVSSSEPHISVVELHRYYSKWLPPPPCPVQLFKLSPYQPGKTSFNALMRAAYLDGLSSVAEDNFGTKAEVAIGSMSLADYPLSVKQILLYIKSAVDNLNTFSKNSGLAILKSLMQILQDLVFKLQSWEVPSEPQPAEKNTQDGSDLFLDTDCSNTAEADKKMTLLSALSAIFKHPYMEQWYLSPERASLPPHSLNPVRLKRMCAQLSNDITALLTMSAPTLRELGHTELMAPYADAIQNAVSRELLDTTSRTPETQSRAFRAFLSLHGYMEPSKVRDAVSALLLLPQEKLVTAKEQLSVYGRATLQVLTENRDDGIFLSRAHLGGLGTLLLSCPGPEPEAFLLRTLSGEPGSARLVHTDVLRHCLRCPLGDSLAIAELLLSNSSTQRLCFETWCLQPGNVEKMADLMENFLPLIRTYLLVAGRADPAAPKNVQQAVLKVLKENLLSKWIRSALGDATEAASVVEALAELIKLSADIGDIGDLMKNLPDTLQKVDGFERWQLVDVIAEKLSACPEEDVTWRKRLTASAIKCLIASYGHTKDQAATSSVQERDVLERLQRLITSSDDIAAADWQTFVKNGLKWRYGDEHFLNVLRSLLEAMYCPSDAPNGLIPLATLHMMTSSHSLFLPTMLDDNNDDGDNAARCRVKAALASLLLCLVKKCPQVCNLNHFLVLLGAYGATLSDTDQTILLLLQEYEKNNVSLLQFESVIWGPAALEHHKTRKSLGSSLWKQTHPNDLLALLDAHKMLGTIAQFPQRRTIILQADQVQLFHIQGVKDLDGLYDPCFLLPVFSTILRPESVVDCFKFVSSHALGLTLVALSSYDGKLRAAAYHVLSCFHQHLDAARFREKRQLLYLLDLVKNGIRTQNQRLPFVLTMYISKVIQQMLRPEDHMYVVLNRFLLSHRSLDMWRVPEFFKLFYSFDLEHKTEREWILSVLEEGINDQHCYDICNQQGIFRSLLSFSSSPLCDEHAQAQIFRVLCQAARVSRAAYDLSNSCGLLTWLIHTAEKRNLGQHLLGSIIDLLHALWLTNLGKKKNPVDSGETSERETVKCLPLTLINEFLCVALSVSRRLRLGVNAAQLATFLQTFSSILRHRTSALGAGQRSEWTTLPARPLSTTEALALLQCWSALSGRAALLGQIQHLCEKHKVKELLGGSVKDKNWAKGSLTLTQKEKLSEDTETEEQRQSVLAECRSTLCSIVMHWRPAFGLGQENPTEGSALLAVETGHLLAKWSLRCLAEDPYDDQRTESFLRWLEANVTAAHEEMADALLRDPGLEADLLRLYHRACRTPTGETFRLFTHVMMRLLERRGQLPHTHRAIVAACSPEDTRDESKCAGLAMLSLYIHDVWGGADSPQIFLSHVAMVTGGKRKRTKAHKSAVGAVCQDFVAMTT, encoded by the exons atgggccaaaaGCGTAAAAGTGAGCACGCGTTGGAGCCTGACACGGCggccaagaaagaaaaaatgattgAGTTCAACGGGACTCATTTTAAAAGCATGCTGAGAGATCCCACCACAGCCTTGAAAG GACTTGAAACGTTCATAGCAACCGCCAAGAAGCTTCCATCATCCGAGTTGTACGATGTGGTTGAAGGTTACATTAAAATCTCCATGGATTGCGCAGAAATATTCAAACTGCTGGAAGGAGAGAAACAAACCGAGAAAGAG ATGGTGCTGATCTTTGAGAGTCTGGAGATGATTCTTTTGAGAACCGCCAGTGACCTGTCCCACTTCAACATGGTGGGCAACGCCATTGTGAAAAAGATCATTTCTGCTCACATGAAGCTGATTCAAAGCGGCTTTTATTCAACAAACAACAG ATTGGTTCGTCAGTGCCTGAGCCTCCTGTCTGCTTCCGTATCTCAAGGGCCTGAAGCTGCCAGAGAAATCTTGAGTCACATTTACATGCACAAGTCCCTCGCTGGCCTGGCCAAAAGGAAAGATAAAACT GGAAGACCCGACGTCCGCATGGCCTTCATCCAATTTGCCCTCTCCTTTTTGGTGTCAGGGGACAACGCAACAGTTGGACTGATTCTAGAGGTCAAAG AGCTTCTGCCTGAGATTCTGAGCACGGGGCTGAAGGAGGACAGGATGTCCATCGTCAATCTCATCTTGTCCACGCTGAAGACCAGA GTGGTGTTAAACAAGGCCATCAGCAAAACGCAAAAGGTGCGCTTTTTCACAGCCGCACTCTTGGCCAACATCGCCTCGCTGTATAAATGGAACGGGATTGTGGACGCCACCGCCAATGAGGAGGAT atggaggaggacTCTCAGAATGCCGGGATATCGCTGGTGCGGGAGATGGCTCACAGTTTCCTTCTGGACTTGTGCTGCTCCCGAAAGTACGGCATCAGCTTCCACGATGCCAGCTTTGGCACGGCGGGCAG AGTCGGCAACATCGTGCTGCTTCAGTTCCTGGTGGGCCTGAAGCAAGCCACGGAGGATGAGCTGGTGGCCCAGCTGGTGGTCCGCACACTCCAAGCCAGTCCGGACCTCCTGGCGCGCTACTTCAAAGAGACGCAGTACTCGTACTCGCCCCGCCTCAAAAGTGCCTGGCAGGGCAATGTCGGGCTGCTCAAGaag ATTTACGAGGCCCAGCCGGATATCGATGTTGTGTTTGCGAGCGGCGAGCTGATTCCTCTCCCTCGCTTGCTCGCCATGATCACGGTGGTCTCGCTGCCTCCCGTCTGCAACAAGGCCTTCTTCACGCAGGGCCTCCAT TTTCCCAACACAGCGATGCAGATCACCACCTTCAACATGATGATCTTCATCTTGAATAAAGCCAACAAGAACTTGGAGTTCCTCACGGAGCACCGCTCGGACGTGTACGCGGCGCACACCGTGGCCGAGCTGGCGCAGCAGTACCGGGAGATGCTTTGCAAG ATTTTGCCAGATATGACGAGCGTGGTTTCAAACTGGCAGTCGCTCGGCAAGAAGGACAAAGATGACGGAAGTACGAAAAGCAAGGAAGCCCATGCCAAAGAGGACAcggacactttattag ATGGCCACACACCCGAGCTCGTCCTGCTCAAAGCGCTCATCCTGAAGGTGGTGTGTCTCTACCAAAAAGTTGTGCCGCACTTGGTTACTCAGTGCAAGTTTGACTTCAGCAAGCTCCTCAAAG GCATCGTGTCGGAGGGAGGTGTGAACGAGGGGGTGGCCCCCATCTTGCAGCATCAGATACTACAGCTGGCCTTGGACCTTCCCGCAAGCAAGTTCTCGTGGTTCCGTCTACAG GAAGCTGCAGATACCGACGAGAAGTCTGTGCTCTATCTGCTCCTCAAGATGTTTGTCGGCAGCCGCTCCGGCCAACTGAAGACCTCCACTCGGATGCTGCTTTTGAAA GTGTTGAAGGACAGCGGCGTGTTTGAGTACACTTGGGCTGAACTTGAACTCTGGTTGGACCAGCTGGACAAAGTAGAACCCGGCCAACAAGAGCCGGTCATCCAGTTCttggagaga gtGTTTGTCAAGCTGGTGTGCCATTCGCACTTGTACACGGATAAAGTGGCCAGCCTGGTGCAGGAGGCGGCCGAGCAGCAGGCCAACTCCAGCAGCCGGGAGGGAGACGGCGCCAGCGTGTGCGTGTCGCACATCGACG ATGTCCTGGACATGCTGGACGTCATCATGGAGGGCAGCGAAGGCGACACGGACGAATTTGGGCCACCTCTGAGCGAGGACCTCGTGGTTCAGACCTTTCCCTTCAGCGTGGCCGTTCCCGCCGCCCTGGAGGCCCGCaacaaactcactccagacaAAG GGGGCGTGTTTGAGTACCTGTCGGCCGTGCTCTGTCACGTCCTGCACAGCCAGCGCGACCCGCTTCCGCTGTGCTTGGGTCTGCTGCAGTACGACAAAGAGCTGGCGTCGGTGTCCTCTTCTGAGCCGCACATCTCGGTGGTGGAGCTTCACCGCTATTACTCCAAGTggctgccgccgccaccgtGTCCGGTCCAGCTG TTTAAATTGTCACCATATCAACCCGGCAAAACGAGCTTCAACGCTCTAATGAGAGCCGCGTACCTGGACGGCCTGAGTTCCGTGGCGGAGGACAACTTCGGGACAAAGGCGGAGGTCGCCATAGGTTCCATGTCGCTCGCCGACTATCCGCTTTCTGTCAAGCAGATTCTACTCTACATCAAATCGGCAGTGGACAACCTTAACACG TTTTCCAAAAACAGCGGCTTGGCCATTTTGAAGAGCTTGATGCAAATACTCCAAGATCTGGTGTTTAAGCTACAAAGCTGGGAGGTACCCTCGGAGCCTCAGCCCGCTGAGAAGAACACGCAAGATGGATCGGACCTCTTCCTGGACACGGACTGCTCCAACACTGCGGAGGCAGACAAAAAGATG aCGCTTCTCTCAGCCCTGAGCGCCATCTTCAAGCATCCCTACATGGAGCAGTGGTACCTGTCTCCGGAACGGGCCAGCCTGCCCCCGCACTCTTTGAACCCTGTGCGACTCAAGCGCATGTGCGCTCAGCTGAGCAACGACATCACCGCCCTGTTGACGATGAGCGCACCCACCCTACGCGAGCTGGGTCACACGGAGCTCATGGCGCCCTACGCCGACGCCATCCAGAACGCCGTGAGCAGGGAGCTGCTGGACACCACTTCCCGGACTCCCGAGACGCAATCCAGAGCGTTCCGGGCCTTCCTGTCCTTGCACGGCTACATGGAGCCCTCCAAAGTGAGGGACGCCGTGTCGGCGTTGCTGCTCCTCCCGCAGGAGAAGCTCGTCACCGCAAAAGAGCAGCTGAGCGTTTACGGCCGGGCCACGCTGCAGGTTCTCACCGAGAATCGGGACGACGGCATCTTCTTGTCGCGGGCTCACCTGGGCGGGCTGGGGACACTGCTGCTGTCCTGCCCCGGCCCGGAACCGGAGGCCTTCCTGCTCCGCACGCTGTCCGGCGAGCCCGGGAGCGCCCGGCTGGTCCACACGGACGTTCTGCGGCACTGCCTCCGCTGTCCTCTGGGTGACTCCCTGGCCATCGCCGAGCTGCTGCTGAGCAACTCCTCCACGCAGCGCCTCTGCTTTGAGACGTGGTGCCTCCAGCCAGGTAACGTGGAGAAGATGGCAGACCTGATGGAAAACTTTCTGCCGCTCATCAGAACGTACTTGCTGGTGGCGGGGCGAGCGGATCCGGCCGCGCCCAAAAACG TCCAACAAGCAGTTTTAAAAGTCCTGAAGGAAAATCTCTTGTCCAAGTGGATCCGGTCAGCTCTGGGAGACGCGACAGAAGCCGCTTCGGTGGTCGAAGCGCTGGCGGAACTGATCAAGCTTTCAGCAGACATCGGAGACATCGGGGACCTGATGAAGAACCTGCCGGACACCCTTCAGAAAGTCGACGGCTTTGAAAG ATGGCAGCTGGTCGACGTCATCGCAGAGAAGCTGTCCGCCTGTCCCGAAGAAGATGTCACGTGGAGGAAGCGCCTCACCGCGTCTGCCATCAAGTGTCTGATTGCTTCTTACGGCCACACCAAAGATCAGGCCGCAACCTCCTCCGTCCAAGAGCGCGACGTTCTGGAAAGGCTGCAGAGACTCATC ACATCGAGTGACGACATCGCCGCGGCTGACTGGCAGACGTTTGTGAAGAACGGACTGAA GTGGCGCTACGGAGACGAGCATTTCCTCAACGTCCTGAGGAGCCTTTTGGAAGCCATGTACTGCCCGAGCGACGCCCCAAATGGTCTGATCCCCTTAGCTACCCTCCACATGATGACCAGCAGCCACTCTCTCTTCCTGCCCACCATGTTGGACGACAACAATGACGATGGCGACAATGCCGCCAGGTGTCGGGTTAAAG CGGCCTTGGCGTCACTCCTTCTCTGTCTGGTGAAGAAATGTCCGCAAGTGTGCAACCTGAATCACTTCTTAGTACTTTTGGGAGCGTACGGAGCCACGCTCAGCGATACGG ATCAGACAAttctgctcctcctccaggagtacgaaaaaaataatgtcagtCTTCTCCAATTTGA GTCCGTTATTTGGGGTCCGGCGGCTTTGGAGCACCACAAAACCAGGAAGAGCTTGGGATCGTCTCTGTGGAAGCAGACCCACCCAAACGACCTTTTGGCATTGCTCGACGCCCACAAGATGCTCGGAACCATCGCGCAGTTCCCGCAGCGGCGGACGATTATCCTGCAG GCAGATCAAGTGCAGCTGTTCCACATCCAAGGCGTGAAGGACCTCGACGGCTTGTACGACCCTTGCTTCCTCCTTCCCGTCTTCAGCACCATTCTCCGACCAG AGTCTGTGGTGGACTGCTTCAAGTTTGTCTCCAGCCACGCCCTAGGCCTGACCTTGGTGGCTCTGAGCAGCTACGACGGCAAATTGCGAGCGGCGGCGTACCACGTGCTGAGCTGCTTCCACCAGCACCTGGATGCCGCTCGCTTCAGAGAGAAGAGACAg CTGCTGTACCTGCTGGACCTTGTGAAGAACGGCATTCGCACGCAGAATCAGCGGCTCCCCTTTGTCTTGACCATGTACATCAGCAAAGTGATTCAGCAGATGCTCAGACCCG AGGACCACATGTACGTGGTTCTCAATCGATTCCTGCTGTCCCATCGGAGTTTGGACATGTGGAGAGTGCCCGAGTTCTTCAAGCTCTTCTACAGCTTTGACCTGGAG CACAAGACTGAGCGAGAGTGGATCCTGAGCGTGCTGGAGGAAGGGATAAATGACCAACACTGCTACGACATATGCAACCAGCAAGGCATCTTCCGCAGCCTCCTCAGCTTCAGCAGCAGCCCCTTGTGCGACGAACACGCTCAG GCGCAGATCTTCAGGGTGTTGTGTCAGGCGGCCCGTGTCAGCAGGGCAGCGTACGACCTGAGCAACAGCTGCGGCCTGCTCACCTGGCTCATACACACGGCTGAAAAAAG GAACCTCGGACAACATTTACTCGGCTCCATCATCGATCTGCTCCACGCATTGTGGCTGACCAACCTGGGCAAGAAGAAGAACCCCGTCGACAGCGGCGAGACGTCGGAACGAGAGACGGTCAAGTGTCTCCCGCTCACACTCATCAACGAATTCCTATGCGTGGCTTTAAGCGTCAGCCGCCGCTTGAG GTTGGGCGTGAACGCCGCCCAGCTCGCCACCTTCCTGCAGACCTTCTCGTCCATACTCCGGCATCGGACGAGCGCTCTCGGCGCCGGCCAGCGGTCCGAGTGGACGACGCTGCCGGCTCGGCCTCTGTCCACCACCGAGGCGCTCGCTCTGCTGCAGTGCTGGAGCGCCTTGTCTGGCCGCGCCGCGCTCCTGGGCCAAATACAGCACTTGTGTGAAAAGCACAAAGTCAAGGAACTTTTGG GAGGTTCTGTGAAGGACAAGAACTGGGCAAAAGGCTCCCTAACCCTCACGCAAAAGGAGAAGCTGTCAGAGGACACCGAGACAGAAGAACAACGGCAGAGTGTCCTAGCCGAGTGCCGGTCCACTCTCTGCAGCATCGTTATGCACTGGCGACCCGCGTTTGGCCTCGGCCAAGAAAATCCCACGGAGGGTTCCGCTCTGCTGGCGGTGGAAACGGGCCACCTGCTCGCCAAGTGGTCCCTCAGGTGCCTGGCGGAGGACCCGTACGATGACCAACGCACCGAGAGCTTCTTGCGCTGGCTGGAAGCCAACGTCACGGCGGCGCACGAGGAGATGGCGGACGCGCTTCTGCGCGACCCCGGCCTCGAGGCAGACCTGCTTCGCCTCTACCATCGCGCCTGCCGCACGCCCACCGGCGAAACCTTCCGCTTGTTCACCCACGTTATGATGCGCTTGCTGGAGAGGCGAGGCCAACTCCCGCACACGCATCGAGCGATCGTTGCTGCTTGCAGCCCAGAAGACACTCGAGACGAGTCCAAATGCG CGGGCCTGGCTATGCTGTCTCTGTACATCCACGACGTGTGGGGCGGAGCCGACTCGCCACAAATCTTCCTTTCTCACGTCGCCATGGTGACCGGAGGCAAGCGTAAGCGGACTAAAGCGCACAAATCGGCCGTCGGCGCCGTTTGTCAGGACTTTGTAGCCATGACGACGTGA